TAACCACACCGTCCAGTGCGACAGAATGCAGCAGAACCAGCCGCGCCGTAGATGGGCTTTCAGTCGCATCCTGCGCAACCCCTTGGAGGACCAAGGCCGGGTTATTCGCTTCAAAAACACGCCATTCTGCCATGTACCAATTCGCCTCAGCGGGGGACGTGTTGCCTGTTGGAATTAAGCGCCAATGCTTATGCGCCCCGACACTGGACCAAGAAATAGTCTTATCCGTCCCACCTGTTACGTTTGGAGTAAATTGTGTCCAGTCCGTCCCATTATCAGAATAAGCCACATCAAAAGCAGACACATACTGGTTGCCGTAGCTTGTTGTCTGGTCCAGAAACATTTCAACAATTTCTTTGTCAGCCGCAAAGGATTGCTGCAAGTAAATCCCATTCAGATAGTGATTGATCCCATCTACAGCAAACCCCGTAGACATATCCTCGTCATACAAACGAGAAATAGGGGTTCCACTTGGGGCATTACTTGCATCTGTTGACGCCGAAGCAACATTAACCAAGGCGCTATTCACAGAGTATTTACCCGCCGAATAGACATGACCGGAACAAGCCCCGGTATTCATGCCCATTTCATCGCTAAATTGGTCCGCAAAGCCATCGACCATTTTGGAAATCGACCAGCCGTTATCAACCATTTGACGTAGGAAGTTTTCAGCCGCTAATTGGCGGGCCACCGCATCATAGGAAACACCGCCACCTGTTGAGCCAGACATTTAGAATTCCTCCAGAACATAAACATCAACCGTACCAGTGGCGGCAATCCCATAAATATCGCTTTTACTTTGATCCAGCACAAACTCACTTGAAATCGGATAGCCCTTTGTTGTCGTATCTACATCACTTTCACCTATAAAGATTTCAGCATTATTCTTAGGCTTAAGCACCAGTGAAAAGCGCCCTGCCCCAGATGAAATCAAAGTTGGTACACTGGATACTGTGACTTTACGCCCTTTGGCTGTTGTGCCCCGTTTGATTTCTAAATCATCAAGAAGGGTGCGCCCATCGTAGTAATCATCATCAGTACAAAGAACCGTAATCGTATTCGGCGCTGTATGGATATTCTTGATCTCAAATTCATCAAAACCACCCTCAGGGCTACGTTTTGATTTATTTTCAGACTGAATACGCCGTTCACCACCAAACCCTTGTTCAAAAGGCCCGTCTGCGCTCAATACAATGAAGTGACGCCCACCTTCTGAAACGCGCCAAATTTGGCCCGGTTGCAAAGTTTGCGTATCACGATAATTGCGACGATCACCCATTAATCTTTACCCCAAAATAACCACATTGCAAAAAGAGATACCCCTGTAAAAAGAAGCCCTTTAACCGTCATTTCAGCCATTTCCTTGGCGTCATTCTCGGTCTTTTCTTCTGCAATTTTTAAACTTTCAATAGACAGTTTTTCTGCCAGATCACGCGAGGCTGTCATGACATCCCGTGATAAATCCATAGAAGCTTCACCCAAAGCTTGCGCAAGGTTCAGCCCGTTCGGGTCCATCGCTTCAATGATCACGTCACCCGCACTTGAAGCAATGCCGCCATTTTCCAAAATCTGACGAGTGTCATAGATATCATCGTCATAAGTTGTTGTTGTCTGGTTGGATGAACTGGATTGACTTGAAGACTTAGAACCCATGATTAGAACCTGTAGACTTCTTCAGCCAGCTTTGCACCAGCCGCACGCAAAGCACGACCAACGGCCCGATTTGACGTGTGCGCACGCATATGCTGGCAATTCTTATTCTTCATTTCTTGGATCAAGGCAGGCATAGCCCGTTTCAGGCCGTTTCGTGTGCCTACCAATGATGCACCCGCCTGAATAACCAACTCACGTGCCTGTCCCACAGGATCAACCCATAGGCAACAATATCCAAGACGTTCAGCAGGAGAAACGGCCATATCAATGACCGCGAAAAGAACGGTACTGCCACGCGCAACCTCAGTTTTCAAATCGGCAATTGAATAGGTCGGATCGTTTCCAATAGCCTCAGCCATTTTACGTTCCGCTTCTTCATTCCAATTTGCACGTTGAAGAACAACACTCATTTTTTCTTTTTTCCCTTGCTAAGCCAAGAGGTCGCGACAAAGGCAACCAATGCGAAAATCGCAATTTTGCCTAATTCAGTCGTGACACCACTTGTTTTGTAATTGAATGGCATGGAGACGCCGGATGTGCGCGAACCGATATCATTTTGACCTCGGTTCGAGCTTTCCGCACGGCCAGCTGCCATTGAACTATTCTGGAAGGACCATCCCCCACCGCCAGTAGGTTCCATCTCAAAGCCCCTTATTTCGACAGGAACTTAAAGATTGCGATACCACCAACAATAATCCCGATGATCACGCCGATCTTTTCCAATGAAAGAGGTTTCTTCGTTGGATTTGACCAGTCTGACTGCATCCAGTTTGGATTTGCAGTGTCGCCCACCGTTGGCGGAGGCGGCATTGAGTTATTTGAATTATATGCAGATGAAAGTTCCATCTGTTTTTTGTTCAAATCCCATTCAGCCGCCGTTTTTCCAATTTCCAGAATATCCTGAAAAATAGAACCGCCACCGGAGATCGTGCTACCACCGCTAAAACCTAAATAGTTTGAAAGCATGACAGCACCCCTTTACTTTTTGTCTGCAAAATCCATCGGATTGTAGAGCGTTTCACAGACATAGCGGACCGTACCTGATACAGCGCCTTCAACGTTTGTATCGGTGTTCCACCACTTGGACGTATCAACAATATCCTGCGGACGGTTGCCCGCAAAATCAATGTGTGTGTAACCAGCTTGAGGAACACGGCCAGAGGTTCGGTAAGACGCAATATCTGCCAGATATGGCAAATGTGCCTTTTCCATTTCAAAAATATCTGTACGGTTTGTACGAATTTTGAAACGATCAATATCCGTGCTTGCAATGTGCAGAGCCTTGAGGCCACGCTGCATACCGTCTAGATAATCTTCTTTCAGGTTATGGACGCCGGATGTTGTAAATTGCAGTTCACCGCCAAGAACGCGAATGATTTCACCAACAGGCTGGTTACCACCGGAATAAACAGCATGACGTGTCTCCAATGTGTAAACAAACGCACCAGCTTTAAGTTTCAGCTTAATTGTAACCTTGGAAAGGTCACTTGTACCCAAGCCTGCACCGTCTTCGGCATTGATGACTTCTTTACCATCGCTCACCTGATCCATATACGGCAAGGCATGAATGATAGGGAAAATACCGTTATCATCTTCAAGAGGAAAATCAGTGTATTTCAAAATACAATCAATGTATTCAGAGCCTGTGCATTCAATGATTGTATGCGTCCCCATGCGAGAGGATGAATCGCCTTTAATCTTGAATTCCACTTCTTCAATGTGGGTACGCATCTGAGCAATGGTTGCAGGCACGCCGTCAATTGTCAGCGTATTCATATGCAAAGCATATTTAACATCGGTATCACACATAAGTGTAGCGTTACCGCCCGGTGTTACATGCTCCCAATCATCACCAGTAAGGACATATTTACTCATGTAAATTACTCCTTACAGATAGCCGTTTACAACATCAGTGGCGGTACCATAGTTACCGTCAAAAATGAAACGCTTAATCGCGCTGCAAACCACAAACATAATACCAAAAGCGGCCCATGCCTTAGGATTTTTCAAAGAGCCAAAGCCCATATCTTTTCTCCAAAATTCAAACCAAAATCAGCCCACTCCCCGTGTGGGTTAAGTGAGCTGATTTCGCCGGAACGGGAGACTTTTATCAAACGGTCTAATAGACCTATGGGTCTAATACCTATTAGACCTAAATCGGAGGAACTAACTCGACGTCACCACCCTCATAATAGAGGTGATAATAGTCTTTTAGGTCTAATACACCCTTTTCGATATCTTCGTTATCATCACACATGGCTGCAACGGCTTTGGCTGCATTCTTACCAGAGACCTTAAAGGTACATACACGGTCTACGTTTTCACGGAAATCAGTAGAAATTCGTTGAGGGCGTTGTGTTGAATAAATGATGCTGATGCCAGATTCCCGTCCCATGGTAATCGCCTCAAGCAAGCCAGTACCAAATGGATATGGATCATGTAACGGATTAGCCATATGGGCTTCATCAATGAACAGCGTAAACTTTTCATCACTATCCAGTTCCATATAGGGCCGCTGAATTTTGAAAATTAATTTACAAAGTTCATGCATTTCCTGACGACCATTTACCGCATCTGGGAAATACAGAATACGAAAGTTCCCATCCCGGTTATCTACAAGCACGTCAACCAGATCGGCGAGACTTGTCGCGAAATACATGTTGTTATCATCAGCAAAACGTTTCCATGAAGCCGAACGTTTAAAATCAACAACCAACAAACGGTCATTGTTTATAAGTTCATGTTGGGCATAATACGATTTACCGGACCCTTTTTTGCCGATAATTGCCATAAGTACCCCATCACGATCCTGCATGATCTGTGTCTCCTTCTCGGTATTCAATTTCTTCTGATTGAGGTGTAATAGGGCGTTCTTCGGCTGTTTCTTGTGTTTTAGCCTTCCCTTTTTGTCCCATCTTACGTTCAATGCGTGCCTTCTTTTTGGCTTTGAGTTCGGCAATAATATCGGACACCACAGGTCCTGCACCGTAATACAAAACAAAGATGTCTTTAATATCGTCACTTGCAAAGAGTTTAAGAACAGGCTCAAGCGTAGGATTAGCCAAACGACGATGGACAACTTCACAGGCATCGAAGAAGTCTTGGTTATTTTTATCAATTTCCAAAGACTCAAGTTTCCCGATCTTCGATAAGAAGTAGGTGATTTTGATAACATTTTTATGAAACTCATCTACCGGGTAATGCGCCATGATTTCTGCGCGCACCCTGTCCGTTATATCGCCACCAGTCGTACTGGAGACATTGGCCGGATCGTC
This sequence is a window from Terasakiella sp. SH-1. Protein-coding genes within it:
- a CDS encoding discoidin domain-containing protein produces the protein MSGSTGGGVSYDAVARQLAAENFLRQMVDNGWSISKMVDGFADQFSDEMGMNTGACSGHVYSAGKYSVNSALVNVASASTDASNAPSGTPISRLYDEDMSTGFAVDGINHYLNGIYLQQSFAADKEIVEMFLDQTTSYGNQYVSAFDVAYSDNGTDWTQFTPNVTGGTDKTISWSSVGAHKHWRLIPTGNTSPAEANWYMAEWRVFEANNPALVLQGVAQDATESPSTARLVLLHSVALDGVVKISRDNGVTFASASTVEAQGSAWFPNEGELNISTCDIPFTGVAGTQIVWRFEGTAGVSNEIYGVWVQWQ